From Cyprinus carpio isolate SPL01 chromosome A7, ASM1834038v1, whole genome shotgun sequence, a single genomic window includes:
- the LOC109093025 gene encoding 4F2 cell-surface antigen heavy chain-like has product MLNRSGVDLLLTGLPDMAEASERQAQVIKNHHFSHLQRSLGWCLSGRTLGSLASRTPVVPVRLYKIPRFTLPVTPVSSSGDEVGLKAGEKPQIMWDLEYPVIENNATAKTLQEEHIALRNFFKTLTHLRGKEPSFLHGEYVSLFSSPTSLAFVRLWDQNERFLTAMNWGNVPVTMNLTYRDLPT; this is encoded by the exons ATGCTGAACCGCTCAGGCGTTGACCTGCTCCTGACTGGACTGCCTGATATGGCGGAGGCCAGTGAAAGACAGGCCCAGGTGATAAAGAACCACCACTTCAGTCACCTGCAGAGGAGTCTGGGCTGGTGTCTGAGTGGACGGACTCTGGGTTCTCTTGCTTCCAGAACTCCAGTAGTACCTGTAAGGCTCTATAAAATACCACGGTTCACCCTCCCGGTCACACCTGTGTCCAGCTCTGGAGATGAGGTTGGACTGAAGGCTGGG GAAAAACCTCAAATAATGTGGGACTTGGAATACCCAGTAATAGAGAACAATGCAACAGCAAAG ACTCTGCAGGAGGAACATATCGCACTTCGTAACTTCTTCAAAACGCTCACTCATCTGAGGGGAAAAGAGCCATCGTTTCTGCACGGAGAATATGTCAGCCTTTTCAGTTCACCCACTTCATTAGCATTTGTCCGCCTCTGGGATCAGAACGAACGCTTCCTTACTGCCATGAACTGGGGAAATGTCCCTGTAACTATGAACCTCACTTACAGAGACCTGCCGACATAA
- the LOC109093027 gene encoding 4F2 cell-surface antigen heavy chain-like encodes MNKEEDMKEVELNEMDQEKQPMTGETPTGTEKNGCVKVKVPENTEVKFTGLSKEELMKVADAAGWVRTRWVLLVLFWLGWIGMLAGAIVIIVQAPRCKPIPEMNWWNEGFLYQISDVNTFSENGLKGVEEKLDYLNQMKVKGLVLGPIHTVQADHLSTLELTSINPEFGSESQLISLLERAHRKGISIVLDLTPNYKGVSAWFNNAASVAEQLKKACVYWLNNGVDGIFLSHLNDIANTEAWPSLQDIFNKTDGTKKRALMGSVTGLSVDDVSRLQNLSSVDLLLTGLPDPAEPGVRQAQVIQLLYSNHLQTSLGWSLSGRTLGSLASRTPAVPVRLYQMLLFTLPGTPVFNAGDEVGLKAGEKPEAMWDLESQAEDDNATAKEERNAVRDFFKALSDLKGKERSLLHGEYFSLYSSSTSLAFLRLWDQSERFLVALNWGSDSVTMTLTNSDLPAEARVCASTDTENLALHRKVSLEKLELGPKQAVLLSYAFPG; translated from the exons ATGAATAAAGAAGAGGACATGAAGGAAGTAGAACTGAACGAGATGGATCAGGAAAAACAGCCGATGACCGGAGAAACTCCGACAGGCACTGAGAAAAACGGCTGCGTAAAGGTTAAAGTGCCGGAGAACACCGAAGTCAAATTTACGGGCCTCTCCAAAGAGGAGTTAATGAAAGTCGCCGATGCAGCCGG GTGGGTTCGGACTCGTTGGGTCTTGCTGGTTCTGTTCTGGCTCGGCTGGATTGGCATGTTAGCTGGAGCAATAGTCATCATAGTACAGGCCCCACGCTGTAAACCCATTCCTGAGATGAACTGGTGGAACGAAGGTTTTCTTTACCAGATATCTGATGTTAACACTTTCTCTGAAAATGGACTAAAAG GAGTGGAGGAGAAACTGGACTATCTGAACCAGATGAAGGTGAAGGGGCTTGTTTTGGGTCCGATACACACTGTGCAAGCAGACCACTTGAGCACACTGGAACTAACTTCCATTAACCCTGAATTTGGCTCTGAGAGCCAACTGATTTCTCTGCTGGAAAGAGCACATAGAAAAG gAATCTCCATAGTGCTGGATCTAACACCCAATTATAAGGGAGTTTCAGCCTGGTTCAACAATGCTGCTTCTGTTGCTGAGCAACTCAAA AAAGCCTGCGTATACTGGCTGAATAATGGGGTGGACGGCATCTTCTTATCTCATCTGAACGACATTGCAAACACAGAAGCCTGGCCATCTCTTCAAGACATATTCAACAAAACTGATGGGACCAAAAAAAG AGCTCTGATGGGATCAGTCACCGGTCTCTCTGTGGATGATGTCTCTCGTCTGCAGAACCTGTCGAGTGTTGACCTGCTCCTGACTGGACTGCCTGATCCGGCAGAGCCTGGCGTAAGACAGGCCCAGGTGATACAGTTACTCTACTCCAATCACCTGCAGACGAGTCTGGGCTGGAGTCTGAGTGGACGGACTCTGGGTTCTCTTGCCTCCAGAACTCCAGCAGTGCCTGTAAGGCTCTATCAAATGCTGCTGTTCACCCTCCCGGGCACACCTGTGTTCAACGCTGGAGATGAGGTCGGACTGAAGGCTGGG GAGAAACCTGAAGCAATGTGGGACTTGGAAAGTCAAGCAGAAGATGACAATGCAACAGCAAAG GAGGAACGTAATGCAGTGCGTGACTTCTTTAAAGCACTCAGTGATCTGAAAGGAAAAGAGAGATCGCTTTTGCATGGAGAATATTTCAGCCTTTACAGTTCATCCACTTCATTAGCATTTCTCCGCCTTTGGGACCAGAGCGAACGCTTCCTGGTAGCCTTAAACTGGGGAAGTGACTCTGTTACCATGACACTGACCAATAGTGACCTGCCCGCTGAGGCTCGAGTCTGTGCTTCCACAGATACAGAGAATCTAGCTTTGCATCGTAAGGTGTCACTAGAGAAGTTAGAGCTAGGGCCGAAACAGGCTGTTCTGTTGTCTTATGCTTTTCCTGGCTAG